In Acidimicrobiia bacterium, the genomic stretch GTCCGCATCCACTTCTCGACGACCTGATAACTACCCCCCAGCCAGTACCCGACCAGGGTGAACGTGGTCCCCCACAGAATCCCACCGATGGCGTTACCAAGGAGAAAACGCCCATAGGGCATCCGTCCCATGCCGGCCGCAAACGGGACCACGGCTCGAAGCACCGAGGCGAACCGGGCAAGAACGAGCGCCCACCAACCGCGTCTGGCTATCAGCCTGGTTGCCCCGTCCAGACGGGAAGCCACCTTGGCCAACCGGGGACGGTTCTCGAGCGAGTCCCCCATCTGCTTTCCCAACCGATACCCGATGGAATCGCCAACGATGGCGCCCGAGACGGCGGCTCCGATCATGATTGGCAACGACGCACTGGCCGTCCCCGCAGCCACTCCGCCCAGGATCACGGCGAGCTCCCCCGGTATCACCAAACCGACAAAGGCGGCACTTTCGGCCGCTGCAAGTCCAAAAACAGCCAAAGGCGCAAACGGCCCCAGGCGAGCAAAAAGCCCCGTCAAATTCATGCGATTCCTTCGAGCGGGCTGCGGGTGACATCACGACGAGCGTCGGCATCCCGCCATGAGTCAGCCGGTTTCTCGACGAATCGTAGCCTCCACTGGCCAGCTCCGATATGAAGCCACCTCGCGGGGTGGGCTCACGCTGCTGGCCAGTCGCGCAACCGGGTCCTACCCGGGGACCGATTCGAACCGAATGTCTCAATGACAGATCAGGCAAGGGTTATCGCCGAGCTAAGGTCCTCGCAAATGACCGACCATCCTGGGTCCAACGAGTTCACCACCGCCGACCCAAACCTCGACAACTCGGATCGTCCATTCTCGCTCACGCGGACGATCAAGCCGATCCTGATGATCCTGGTGCTGGGGTTCGAGGTCCACATTCTCTTGCCCCAATTGGACCAATTACAACGGGGCCTCGAAGCGTTACGTTCGGGTCGATGGCCGTTTCTGCTCATCACTGTTGCTTGTAGCGGTCTGGTCTTTGTGGCCGGAGCCTTCACGGTCCGATCGTCGACTTCCTCTCCGCCCAACTGGCTGCCGGCCATAACCACGCAAGCTGCAGCCGGTTTCGCATCGGCGATCACGCCGGGCGGATTGGGGTGGATCGCCGTACCCGATCTTCGCTGCAAAAGGCGGGCACTGGCCACGACGAAGCGGCCGCAGCAACCGGACTCAACATGCTTATCACCGCCACATCCCACGTCGCCCTAATCATTGTCATGACTCCATTCCTGCCGACGTTGAATCTGCCGTCGATTCCAGCCCCATCGGGACGTGTCGCGGTCGACCTCACCGCTCTTGCCGCCGTGGCGATCGGCGTCTTCGTGTGGGTGGTGAGGAGCCGTCGACACCTCCTCGACCCGGTTCTCGCCATCCTCCGGCAGGTGCCGGGAGTACTGAGGGATCCACGCCGGTCAGGAGCAATGGCCCTCGGGGCGGTCGCCCAAAACGTTGCGTACACGTTGGCATTGCTCGCGGCACTGGCCGCCTTCGGAGTTTCGGTCCGCCGATTGGATTGCTTGTGGTCTACATGGTCTCGGCAACCGTGGCGTCGATCAGTCCCACCCCCGGCGGCCTCGGTGCCATGGAAGCCGCTCTCGTGGCGGGGATCACCCGGCTCGGCGTCCCCGCCGGAGAAGCCGTGGCAGCGGTCTTGTCGTTTCGCGTTGCAACCTTCTGGTTGCCATTGCCAGTCGGGGCCTGGCTGCTCCGCCTGGCCCGCCGCCGCGAATGGGCATGATGGCCGGACGTTAGGGACTCGCCTAACCGCTTTGAAGGATCGCCTCGATCACCAACATATTGGCAATGGCATCCTCGACGCCGACCGCCACCGGCGTATCGTCCAGCACCGACTGTGCAAACAGCTCGGCCTGAATGGTGTATTGGTCGGCAGGTGGGAACGTGACCAGGGCAACAGCCGGTTCGACCGGTGGATTTCCTCCCGATATCACCCTGATACGGGTCATCCGGTCGGGTGGGATGTTGAACGGTATCTCAATCTCGATTCGGCCGGCGGTTCCCACGATGTGGACTCCTTGGTCGTCCTCAGCCCTCGACGAACAAGTAAACGTCGCCTGGCCACCTCCCTCAAACTCAAGCAGTCCAGAAGTCACGATGTCGATACCCATGGCGGGGTCGCGTCGAACGACACTATCGATTCGGACGGGCTCGCCCTCGAACAACATCCGGGAGACGTTGATGTTGTAACAGCCAATGTCCATGAGGGCCCCGCCATGATTGGCGGTTGAGTTTCGAATATCCGACGGATCGTCGTTGAAGTAACTGAACCAGCTCTGGACGACCTGTAACTCGCCAATCGCGCCGGTTTTGACCAGCCGAACCGCTTCGACCCAACTCGGATGGTGTCGATACATGAAAGCTTCGACGAGTTTCACACCGGCGCGGTCACAAGCGGCGGCCATGGAGGCCGCTTGCGACGCCGAAACTGCGAGCGGCTTTTCACACAGGACGTGCTTGCCTGCTTCGGCCGCTTTGATGGTCCATTCGGCGTGTAGATCATTCGGGAGGG encodes the following:
- a CDS encoding flippase-like domain-containing protein; the encoded protein is MVYMVSATVASISPTPGGLGAMEAALVAGITRLGVPAGEAVAAVLSFRVATFWLPLPVGAWLLRLARRREWA
- a CDS encoding Gfo/Idh/MocA family oxidoreductase — encoded protein: MNKVRWGVISTANIGMSKVTPAIQKATNCEVVAIASRDSEKARVAADQLGIPTAYGSYEELLADSNVDAVYIPLPNDLHAEWTIKAAEAGKHVLCEKPLAVSASQAASMAAACDRAGVKLVEAFMYRHHPSWVEAVRLVKTGAIGELQVVQSWFSYFNDDPSDIRNSTANHGGALMDIGCYNINVSRMLFEGEPVRIDSVVRRDPAMGIDIVTSGLLEFEGGGQATFTCSSRAEDDQGVHIVGTAGRIEIEIPFNIPPDRMTRIRVISGGNPPVEPAVALVTFPPADQYTIQAELFAQSVLDDTPVAVGVEDAIANMLVIEAILQSG